The Candidatus Edwardsbacteria bacterium genome has a segment encoding these proteins:
- a CDS encoding nitrilase-related carbon-nitrogen hydrolase produces MKIGFVQFNPIFGQVDKNLSRIEKFIGHCRADLLVLPELCTAGYNFISQKEVMALSETTQGKTVNHFREISKRTKINIVAGFAEKDGGRIYNSAVLVRPNGKTDVYRKTHLFGNEKKYFTPGNTGFKVFSVGMVKIGMMICFDWIFPEAARTLALQGAQVICHPSNLVLPYCPDSMPVRALENRVFTVTANRTGRENRGGKDLKFIGQSVIAGPDSRVLCRAPADKESVGIVEIDTAEAGNKRITPENDLFKDRRPEYYERLVKK; encoded by the coding sequence ATGAAAATCGGCTTCGTACAATTCAATCCCATATTCGGCCAGGTGGATAAAAACCTGTCGCGGATCGAAAAGTTTATCGGTCACTGCCGGGCCGATCTATTGGTCCTGCCTGAATTGTGCACTGCCGGATATAATTTCATCTCACAAAAAGAGGTCATGGCCTTATCCGAGACAACCCAGGGCAAAACCGTCAATCATTTCAGGGAAATATCCAAGCGAACTAAAATAAATATTGTGGCCGGATTTGCCGAAAAGGATGGTGGCAGGATATATAACTCGGCAGTATTGGTCAGGCCCAACGGCAAAACGGATGTCTACCGCAAGACCCATCTGTTCGGCAACGAGAAAAAATATTTCACCCCCGGCAATACCGGCTTCAAGGTCTTCTCCGTCGGCATGGTCAAAATAGGGATGATGATCTGCTTCGACTGGATCTTCCCCGAGGCGGCCCGCACCCTGGCCCTGCAGGGGGCGCAGGTGATCTGCCATCCCTCTAATCTGGTCCTGCCGTATTGTCCCGATTCCATGCCGGTGCGGGCTTTGGAGAACCGGGTGTTCACCGTCACCGCCAACCGCACCGGCCGGGAGAACCGCGGCGGGAAAGATCTGAAATTCATTGGGCAGAGCGTCATCGCCGGGCCGGATTCCCGGGTGCTATGCCGGGCGCCGGCCGACAAGGAGAGCGTGGGCATCGTGGAAATAGATACCGCAGAGGCAGGCAACAAAAGGATCACCCCGGAGAATGACCTGTTCAAAGACCGTCGTCCAGAATATTATGAGCGGCTGGTGAAAAAATGA
- the glnA gene encoding type I glutamate--ammonia ligase, which yields MNMKQVLEFAKRNKVAFVSVKFVDLLGKWHQITVPAHQLNPSLFERGKGIGFDGSSVAGFTQVKAGDMIVIPIAETGFMDPFTELPTMTFIGDVIDVATGQKFERNPRYVAEKAEKYLKSSGAAPESYWGPEFEFYLFDSVRYANLPQNSFYQVDSREADWNTGRDEDPNLGYKMPHKGGYHAAPPHDSSFDFRSALCLTMEKCGVPVKYHHHEVGGAGQLEIEVMFDTLTKMADRSMLVKYLVHNAAFKAGLTATFMPKPMVGEPGNGMHVHQYLAKDGHSLFYKKDGLAHMSQLAMHYLGGLLKHAPALLAFTNPSTNSYRRLVPGYEAPVRASYSVGNRTAAVRIPGYLTDPKTMRYEFRPPDATCNPYLAFAAMLMAGLDGVKHKIDPGQPLNKDLFSLPKAELEKIPTLPTSLSDALGALENDHKFLLEGGVFTKDLIETWIVLKSKEVAALNLRPHPYEFELYYDC from the coding sequence ATGAACATGAAACAGGTACTGGAGTTCGCCAAAAGGAACAAAGTGGCGTTCGTTTCGGTAAAGTTCGTAGATCTGCTGGGGAAGTGGCACCAGATAACGGTCCCGGCCCACCAGCTGAACCCATCCCTGTTCGAAAGGGGCAAGGGCATCGGCTTTGACGGTTCCAGCGTGGCCGGATTCACCCAGGTCAAGGCCGGGGACATGATCGTGATCCCCATTGCCGAGACCGGATTCATGGATCCCTTCACCGAACTGCCGACCATGACCTTCATCGGCGACGTGATAGACGTGGCCACCGGACAGAAGTTCGAGCGCAACCCCCGGTATGTGGCCGAGAAGGCCGAGAAATACCTGAAGTCCTCCGGCGCCGCACCCGAAAGTTACTGGGGTCCGGAGTTCGAGTTCTACCTGTTCGATTCGGTGCGCTACGCCAATCTCCCCCAGAACAGCTTCTACCAGGTCGACTCCCGGGAGGCCGACTGGAACACCGGGCGGGATGAGGATCCCAACCTGGGATACAAGATGCCCCACAAGGGCGGATACCACGCCGCACCTCCCCACGACTCCTCGTTCGACTTTCGTTCAGCCCTGTGCCTGACCATGGAAAAATGCGGGGTGCCGGTCAAATACCACCATCATGAGGTGGGCGGTGCCGGCCAGCTGGAGATAGAGGTGATGTTCGACACCCTGACCAAGATGGCCGACCGCAGCATGCTGGTGAAATACTTGGTCCACAACGCGGCCTTCAAGGCGGGACTGACTGCCACCTTCATGCCCAAGCCGATGGTGGGGGAGCCCGGCAACGGGATGCATGTCCACCAGTACCTGGCCAAGGATGGTCACTCGTTATTTTATAAAAAAGACGGCCTGGCCCACATGTCCCAGTTGGCGATGCATTATCTGGGCGGGCTTTTAAAACATGCCCCGGCACTGCTGGCCTTCACCAATCCCTCCACCAATTCCTACCGCCGATTGGTTCCGGGCTACGAAGCTCCGGTCCGGGCCAGCTATTCGGTGGGCAACCGCACCGCGGCGGTCCGCATCCCCGGCTACCTGACCGATCCCAAGACCATGCGCTATGAGTTCCGCCCGCCGGATGCCACCTGCAACCCCTACCTGGCCTTCGCCGCCATGCTGATGGCCGGACTGGACGGGGTCAAACATAAGATCGATCCCGGCCAGCCCCTGAACAAGGACCTGTTCAGCCTTCCCAAGGCCGAGCTGGAGAAGATACCCACCCTGCCCACCTCGCTGTCCGACGCCCTGGGGGCCCTGGAAAATGACCATAAGTTCCTGCTGGAGGGCGGGGTATTCACCAAGGACCTGATCGAGACCTGGATCGTCCTGAAATCCAAAGAGGTGGCGGCCCTGAACCTGCGGCCCCATCCCTATGAATTCGAGTTGTATTACGATTGTTAA
- the thiL gene encoding thiamine-phosphate kinase — protein sequence MKDQKAGISEFGLIDIIKRRYQTANKGLIVGIGDDAAVFAIGKTRSGLLTIDTLVDKIHFDLAYTSFEDLGHRALAANLSDIAAMGGRPVLAVVSITIPRDSTIKDIEKIYAGMKRLAKKHGVAVCGGDTVAGRELSLTIAVYGEGRKNNIGLRSGAKAGDAVLVTGTLGAAQAGLDLLNSGFKIQNSKLIKKHLRPEPRVREARLLASKFKLHAMIDISDGLASELHHIARESRVGIVVDQGALPVAEEAVTAANILKKDPLEYCLYGGEEYELLFTLPARQANEARIILGRAGTTCSVIGQVVKGNGVRMIGSDLKNVKIPDKGYKHF from the coding sequence ATGAAAGACCAAAAGGCCGGGATCAGCGAGTTCGGGCTGATCGATATAATAAAAAGGCGATATCAAACCGCCAACAAAGGCCTGATTGTCGGAATCGGGGATGATGCCGCGGTATTTGCCATCGGTAAAACCAGGTCAGGCCTTTTGACCATCGACACCCTGGTGGATAAAATACATTTCGATCTGGCCTATACCTCCTTTGAGGATCTGGGGCACAGGGCCCTGGCGGCCAATCTTTCCGACATAGCGGCCATGGGCGGCCGGCCGGTATTGGCGGTGGTATCAATCACCATCCCCCGGGACAGCACGATTAAAGATATCGAGAAGATATACGCCGGGATGAAGAGGCTGGCGAAAAAGCACGGGGTGGCGGTATGCGGCGGGGATACTGTGGCCGGCCGGGAGTTGTCGCTGACCATAGCGGTTTACGGCGAAGGCCGGAAAAATAACATCGGGCTCCGCTCCGGAGCCAAGGCGGGGGATGCCGTATTGGTCACCGGAACTTTGGGAGCGGCGCAGGCGGGGCTGGATCTTCTTAATTCAGGATTCAAAATTCAAAATTCGAAATTAATTAAAAAGCATCTGCGGCCGGAGCCCAGGGTCAGGGAAGCCCGGCTGCTGGCATCAAAGTTCAAACTGCACGCCATGATAGACATCTCCGACGGGCTGGCATCGGAACTGCATCATATCGCCCGGGAGAGCCGGGTGGGCATAGTCGTAGACCAGGGGGCCCTGCCGGTGGCCGAGGAGGCCGTCACTGCGGCCAATATCCTCAAAAAAGATCCCCTGGAATATTGCCTGTACGGCGGGGAGGAATACGAACTGCTCTTCACCCTGCCGGCCAGGCAGGCGAACGAGGCCAGGATCATTTTGGGCCGGGCCGGGACGACCTGTTCCGTCATCGGCCAGGTCGTCAAAGGTAACGGAGTAAGAATGATAGGATCCGACCTCAAGAACGTCAAGATCCCCGATAAGGGATATAAACATTTTTAG